In Siniperca chuatsi isolate FFG_IHB_CAS linkage group LG20, ASM2008510v1, whole genome shotgun sequence, the following proteins share a genomic window:
- the LOC122867387 gene encoding arf-GAP with dual PH domain-containing protein 1-like isoform X3: MVIISLWSKVHLYFYKWLLREQWIRAKYERNEFEFIEKQEPYSAGYREGFLWKRGRDNGQFLSRKFILSEREGALKYFNKQDARDPKAVMKIETLNATFQPAKIGNPCGLQITYLKDNSTRNIFVYHSDAKEMVDWFNAIRAARFHYLQVAFPGASDEELVPKLTRNFMKEGFMEKTGPKHTEGFKKRWFTMDDRRLMYFKDPLDAYARGEVFIGSKENSYTVLAGLPPSTQGYHWNNGITIVTPDRKFLFACETEAEQRDWIAAFQRVINRPMRPQEYAVEAHFKHKP; this comes from the exons ATGGTCATCATCAGTCTGTGGTCAAAAGTGCATTTGTACTTCTACAAATG GCTGCTGAGAGAGCAGTGGATCAGAGCCAAGTACGAGAGGAATGAGTTTGAGTTTATCGAAAAACAGGAGCCTTACTCTGCAG GGTACAGAGAGGGGTTTCTATGGAAACGAGGAAGAGACAACGGTCAGTTTCTCAGCCGAAAGTTCATCCTGTCGGAGAGGGAGGGAGCGCTAAAATACTTCAACAAGCAGGAT GCCAGGGATCCCAAAGCGGTGATGAAAATTGAGACCCTAAATGCCACCTTCCAACCGGCCAAAATTGGCAACCCCTGCGGCCTGCAGATCACCTACCTGAAAGACAACAGCACAAGGAACATCTTTGTCTACCACAGTGATGCTAAG gaGATGGTCGACTGGTTCAATGCTATCAGAGCGGCCAGGTTCCACTACCTACAGGTGGCCTTCCCTGGAGCAAGTGACGAGGAG CTGGTGCCCAAACTGACCCGAAACTTCATGAAGGAAGGCTTTATGGAGAAAACAGGTCCAAAG CACACAGAGGGCTTCAAGAAGAGGTGGTTTACTATGGATGACAGGAGACTCATGTACTTCAAAGATCCTCTG GATGCCTACGCCCGTGGTGAGGTGTTCATTGGCAGTAAGGAGAACAGCTACACTGTTCTGGCCGGCTTGCCCCCCTCCACACAGGGCTACCACTGGAACAACGGTATCACCATCGTAACGCCAGACAGGAAGTTCCTATTTGCCTGTGAGACTGAGGCCGAGCAGCGGGATTGGATAGCTGCCTTCCAGAGGGTCATCAATCGACCAATGAGGCCGCAAGAATATGCAG
- the LOC122867387 gene encoding arf-GAP with dual PH domain-containing protein 1-like isoform X2 translates to MERWRRSREYNTVGATEDRLDSDMQRNTVAADGLMAAMGNNAAKAKYEQKVPAFYYRPTHTDCKLLREQWIRAKYERNEFEFIEKQEPYSAGYREGFLWKRGRDNGQFLSRKFILSEREGALKYFNKQDARDPKAVMKIETLNATFQPAKIGNPCGLQITYLKDNSTRNIFVYHSDAKEMVDWFNAIRAARFHYLQVAFPGASDEELVPKLTRNFMKEGFMEKTGPKHTEGFKKRWFTMDDRRLMYFKDPLDAYARGEVFIGSKENSYTVLAGLPPSTQGYHWNNGITIVTPDRKFLFACETEAEQRDWIAAFQRVINRPMRPQEYAVEAHFKHKP, encoded by the exons atggagagatggagaaggagTAGAGAATATAATACAGTAGGTGCAACAGAGGATCGCCTGGACAGTGACATGCAGAGAAACACCGTAGCAGCTGATGGA ttgATGGCTGCTATGGGAAACAATGCAGCCAAGGCCAAATATGAGCAGAAGGTTCCTGCTTTCTACTACAGaccaacacacactgactgcaa GCTGCTGAGAGAGCAGTGGATCAGAGCCAAGTACGAGAGGAATGAGTTTGAGTTTATCGAAAAACAGGAGCCTTACTCTGCAG GGTACAGAGAGGGGTTTCTATGGAAACGAGGAAGAGACAACGGTCAGTTTCTCAGCCGAAAGTTCATCCTGTCGGAGAGGGAGGGAGCGCTAAAATACTTCAACAAGCAGGAT GCCAGGGATCCCAAAGCGGTGATGAAAATTGAGACCCTAAATGCCACCTTCCAACCGGCCAAAATTGGCAACCCCTGCGGCCTGCAGATCACCTACCTGAAAGACAACAGCACAAGGAACATCTTTGTCTACCACAGTGATGCTAAG gaGATGGTCGACTGGTTCAATGCTATCAGAGCGGCCAGGTTCCACTACCTACAGGTGGCCTTCCCTGGAGCAAGTGACGAGGAG CTGGTGCCCAAACTGACCCGAAACTTCATGAAGGAAGGCTTTATGGAGAAAACAGGTCCAAAG CACACAGAGGGCTTCAAGAAGAGGTGGTTTACTATGGATGACAGGAGACTCATGTACTTCAAAGATCCTCTG GATGCCTACGCCCGTGGTGAGGTGTTCATTGGCAGTAAGGAGAACAGCTACACTGTTCTGGCCGGCTTGCCCCCCTCCACACAGGGCTACCACTGGAACAACGGTATCACCATCGTAACGCCAGACAGGAAGTTCCTATTTGCCTGTGAGACTGAGGCCGAGCAGCGGGATTGGATAGCTGCCTTCCAGAGGGTCATCAATCGACCAATGAGGCCGCAAGAATATGCAG